From Mauremys mutica isolate MM-2020 ecotype Southern chromosome 15, ASM2049712v1, whole genome shotgun sequence, one genomic window encodes:
- the LOC123350044 gene encoding olfactory receptor 5C1-like, translating into MAGPNRTVVTDFFLVGFPSRRDLSLLLFSLALPVFLLGLVGNLGLAVLIRAERSLHTPMYYFLSHLALLDLCSCCAVGPVMLWGLLAGRAALPGLACALQMFLFAAATDAECCLLAVMAYDRYAAVCRPLHYQAAVPPRLCRGLVLGSYAAGAASGAVHSGLAFRLPFCRSRTVNSFFCDIPPVLELACADTSLNQALLLAICGAIQSVTLLAILASYGLILGAVGRVGLRRAASTCGSHLAAVAVLYGTLIFMYLRPEGSYAPQADKMAAVLYTVVIPTLNPAIYSLRNADVKGALARQLLGGRRIWGR; encoded by the coding sequence ATGGCCGGGCCAAACCGGACAGTGGTGACCGACTTCTTCCTCGTGGGCTTCCCCTCCCGCCGAGACCTAAGTCTGCTCCTCTTCTCACTCGCGCTGCCCGTCTTCCTGCTGGGCCTggtggggaacctgggcctggCGGTTCTGATCCGGGCCGAgcgctccctccacacccccatgtactacTTCCTCAGCCACTTGGCGCTGctggacctctgctcctgctgtgCCGTGGGCCCCGTCATGCTGTGGGGCCTGCTGGCCGGCCGGGCTGCCCTCCCCGGCCTGGCCTGCGCCCTCCAGATGTTCCTCTTCGCCGCTGCCACGGACGCCGAGTGTTGCCTGCTGGCTGTCATGGCCTACGACCGCTACGCCGCCGTCTGCCGCCCGCTGCACTACCAGGCCGCTGTGCCACCCCGCCTCTGCCGCGGGCTGGTGCTGGGCTCCTACGCGGCCGGGGCAGCCAGCGGGGCCGTGCACTCTGGCCTGGCCTTCCGCCTCCCCTTCTGCCGCAGCCGCACCGTCAACAGCTTCTTCTGTGACATCCCACCCGTGCTGGAGCTGGCCTGCGCCGACACCAGCCTCAACCAggccctgctgctggccatctGCGGAGCCATCCAGAGCGTCACCCTGCTGGCCATCCTGGCCTCCTACGGGCTCATCCTCGGGGCCGTGGGGCGGGTGGGCTTGCGCCGGGCTGCCTCCACCTGCGGCTCCCACCTGGCAGCTGTAGCTGTGCTCTATGGGACCCTCATCTTCATGTACCTGCGGCCCGAAGGCAGCTACGCTCCCCAGGCTGACAAGATGGCCGCTGTCTTGTATACCGTGGTCATCCCCACCCTCAACCCCGCCATCTACAGCCTGCGCAACGCCGACGTCAAGGGGGCCCtggccaggcagctcctgggCGGGCGCCGCATCTGGGGGCGCTGA